From Acidobacteriota bacterium, one genomic window encodes:
- a CDS encoding CHAT domain-containing protein, which yields MPALPGDKQRFTSPGKFTGRNFVQLRAWRCVFVTALVCSWFALGSGLGWLSVHANDFAELVVGQPVEAVLTGSEPHSYPLALMAGQYVEAVVEQRGVDVIVTLQGPDGKALAQFDTDKRPRGREVAAHIVNATGAHRLLVETRATEVMAGQYTIQLVALRAATAQDRSLQEARSQSAEVQRLISAGKFPEAQPLAERALAGQEQVLGPAHPEVASALTRLATILRNRRELARADTLNQRALAIAESTPEPGHPDLAQILSEMGALALSRADFVKAEPFYQRAIAIWEQTLGPNHPNVAKGLSNLASVYGQRGNYAKAEPALRRALAIREQALGAEHPDLNVTLTLLGNVYFAQKRYDQAAPYYQRVLRVLDQAPAQANPQQLIPVLNNLASIYTEQGKYAQAESLYRRLQPLQEKTLEPNHPQTLMTQFNLATLAAYEGDFARAQQLHQRVLLLREQTLGPDHPDVANSLRNLAHVYTAQGALTQAITTLARANAVIERNLAYNLTVGSESAKRAYLDTAAEETDRAISLHLRAAPKDAEAQRQALTVILQRKGRALDAMVDSLANLRRRATPEDRAPLDQLKTARTEIARQSLAGPPARTPLAEHRARIKALEEKREQLEDQISRRSAELRAQTQPVTLAAVQAAIPSEAALIEFASFRPFNARYTKQSEAYGAPRYVAYVLRHTGEPQALELGDQQTIDAAIERWRKALRDAHATEVKKYGRAVDRLVMQPLRPLLGQTRRVLLAPDGSLNLIPFAALVDGRNEYLIKRYHFSYLTSGRDLLRLQVKQPSRQGALIIANPDFGESAANASSTQRALVARPVIAPAEDGVSILSVAFFPALPGTAGEAAALKELWPDAAVYSAQQATETQLKQADGPAILHIATHGFFLPDATPGTRSAAADPLARLQLDNPLLRSGLALAGANQLKGGPTQEDDGIFTALEAAGLDLWGTRLVVLSACDTGVGEVKTGEGVYGLRRALVLAGSETQVMSLWPVSDAVTRDMMIAYYRGLQQGEARAAALQQVQLRMLERAERGLTPDGRKQHPQRARDYSHPFYWASFILSGEDAKLDWQGGSQLSIR from the coding sequence AAGCGGTGCTGACCGGCAGCGAGCCGCACAGCTACCCGCTGGCGCTCATGGCGGGTCAATACGTCGAAGCGGTCGTCGAGCAGCGCGGCGTGGATGTGATCGTGACCTTGCAAGGGCCGGACGGCAAGGCTCTGGCGCAATTCGATACTGACAAGCGCCCACGCGGCAGAGAGGTCGCGGCGCACATCGTCAATGCCACCGGCGCCCACCGGTTATTGGTCGAGACGCGCGCCACTGAGGTCATGGCGGGGCAATACACGATTCAGCTTGTCGCCCTGCGCGCAGCCACCGCGCAAGATCGCAGCTTGCAGGAAGCGCGCAGCCAAAGCGCTGAGGTGCAGCGTTTGATCAGCGCCGGAAAATTCCCCGAAGCACAACCCTTGGCGGAACGCGCGTTGGCTGGGCAGGAACAGGTGCTGGGGCCAGCACATCCCGAAGTCGCCTCCGCGCTGACCCGCTTGGCCACGATCTTGCGCAACCGGCGCGAACTGGCGCGGGCCGATACGCTCAATCAGCGGGCGCTGGCGATTGCGGAAAGCACGCCGGAGCCGGGGCATCCCGACCTGGCGCAAATTCTCAGCGAGATGGGCGCGCTCGCGTTGTCCCGCGCCGATTTCGTGAAGGCCGAGCCGTTCTATCAGCGCGCCATTGCGATTTGGGAGCAAACCTTGGGGCCAAATCACCCCAACGTCGCCAAAGGTCTGAGCAATCTGGCCTCCGTTTACGGCCAACGCGGGAATTACGCCAAAGCGGAACCCGCCTTGCGCCGCGCGCTCGCCATTCGCGAACAAGCTTTGGGGGCAGAGCATCCCGATTTGAATGTCACGCTCACCTTGCTGGGCAATGTTTATTTCGCGCAGAAACGTTACGACCAAGCTGCGCCGTATTACCAACGTGTGTTGCGCGTGCTGGATCAAGCACCCGCCCAGGCCAATCCGCAACAACTCATCCCGGTGCTCAACAACCTGGCAAGTATTTATACTGAGCAAGGCAAATATGCGCAGGCCGAAAGCCTGTATCGCCGCTTGCAGCCGTTGCAGGAAAAAACGCTGGAGCCGAATCATCCGCAAACGTTGATGACGCAATTCAATCTTGCCACGCTCGCCGCCTATGAGGGCGATTTTGCGCGCGCGCAGCAACTGCATCAGCGCGTGCTGTTGTTGCGCGAACAGACCTTGGGGCCGGATCATCCGGACGTGGCGAATTCCTTGCGCAACCTGGCGCACGTTTACACGGCGCAAGGCGCACTGACACAAGCCATCACCACGCTGGCCAGAGCCAATGCAGTCATCGAACGCAATCTCGCCTACAACCTGACGGTGGGGTCGGAAAGCGCCAAGCGCGCTTATCTCGACACGGCGGCGGAAGAGACCGACCGGGCCATCTCGTTGCATCTGCGTGCCGCGCCCAAGGATGCCGAGGCGCAACGGCAGGCGCTGACGGTGATCTTGCAACGCAAAGGTCGCGCGCTCGACGCGATGGTTGACAGCCTGGCGAACTTGCGCCGCCGCGCGACGCCGGAAGACCGCGCCCCGCTCGATCAATTGAAAACCGCGCGCACCGAAATCGCCCGCCAGTCATTGGCTGGGCCGCCCGCGCGCACTCCGCTGGCCGAACACCGCGCGCGCATCAAGGCCCTGGAAGAGAAACGCGAGCAACTCGAAGATCAAATCAGCCGCCGCAGCGCCGAGTTGCGCGCCCAAACGCAGCCCGTCACTTTAGCCGCCGTGCAAGCCGCCATCCCCAGCGAAGCGGCCTTGATCGAATTCGCCAGTTTCCGGCCTTTCAACGCCCGCTATACCAAACAGAGCGAAGCTTATGGCGCGCCGCGTTACGTGGCCTATGTGTTGCGCCACACGGGCGAGCCGCAAGCGCTGGAACTCGGCGATCAGCAAACGATTGATGCGGCGATTGAACGCTGGCGCAAAGCCTTGCGCGATGCGCATGCAACCGAGGTCAAAAAATATGGGCGCGCGGTTGACCGGTTGGTGATGCAACCGTTGCGTCCCTTGCTGGGGCAAACGCGCCGCGTCTTGCTTGCGCCGGACGGCTCATTGAATCTGATTCCCTTTGCGGCGCTGGTGGATGGGCGCAACGAATACCTGATCAAGCGCTACCATTTCAGCTATCTGACCAGCGGGCGCGACTTGCTGCGGTTGCAGGTCAAACAGCCGAGCCGGCAGGGCGCATTGATCATCGCCAATCCGGATTTTGGCGAAAGCGCCGCGAATGCTAGCTCGACGCAGCGCGCGCTGGTGGCGCGTCCCGTGATTGCGCCGGCGGAGGATGGCGTTTCGATCCTTTCGGTCGCCTTTTTCCCCGCCTTGCCGGGCACGGCGGGTGAAGCTGCGGCGCTCAAGGAACTCTGGCCTGATGCGGCGGTTTACAGCGCGCAGCAGGCCACCGAGACGCAACTCAAACAGGCCGACGGCCCCGCCATTTTGCACATTGCGACGCACGGTTTCTTTTTACCGGATGCCACACCAGGCACGCGCTCAGCCGCAGCCGACCCGCTGGCGCGCTTGCAACTCGACAATCCGCTGCTGCGTTCGGGGCTGGCGTTGGCCGGGGCGAATCAGCTCAAAGGCGGGCCCACTCAGGAAGACGACGGCATTTTTACCGCGCTCGAAGCCGCTGGACTCGATCTGTGGGGCACGCGCTTGGTTGTGCTCTCGGCCTGCGACACGGGCGTCGGCGAAGTGAAAACCGGCGAGGGCGTTTATGGGTTGCGCCGGGCGTTGGTGCTGGCCGGTTCAGAGACGCAGGTGATGAGCCTCTGGCCGGTGTCGGACGCCGTCACGCGCGACATGATGATTGCCTACTATCGCGGTTTGCAGCAGGGCGAAGCGCGCGCCGCCGCCTTGCAGCAGGTGCAGTTGCGCATGCTGGAACGCGCCGAACGCGGGCTGACGCCCGATGGCCGCAAGCAGCACCCGCAACGCGCGCGCGATTACAGCCATCCGTTTTACTGGGCCAGCTTTATCCTCTCCGGCGAAGACGCCAAGCTGGATTGGCAGGGCGGTTCTCAATTGTCCATTCGCTAG
- a CDS encoding putative Ig domain-containing protein yields MQNALPRAFLVTLLCAALMLMVWSLQPVPWRVAKSAAAFNVITVTTANDVYGEDGHCSLREAIEAANTNTVVWECAAGVSGLDTIQFNLGTGTPVINVSMSALPNITEPLLIDGATGGATRVELNGLGAGADASGLVVDGGGTTIKSLVINRFTAFGIYVRSSGNVVRDCYIGVNAAGTTALGNMYDGIVLEGADGNTLGGTVAGQGNMIAGNGNNGVILTGSSNNLIQGNFIGTNAAGAALGNGQDGVHLDSIDAPSTGNTLGGTATGAGNTITFNTGNGVLLQDNATLNNRLASNLIFSNSLLGIDLKSDAKFSGQTTANDAGDPDTGPNNVQNFPVLASVSATGTISGTLDSTAGNSAYPVRLEFFANAACAASGNGEGEVYLGSTTLAAPGSFTFNATLVAGKNFITATATDNNGNTSEFSACRMVTLNNAPTITASSPLARQQASPGFNSQIATVSDVEQAAGTLTVLANDETLFTLNGVTISNLAVNASGQVTADLVASCTATDATFTLKVIDSLGASNTAALTINVTDNGLPVLNYAAQTVAAGAALTVSPAAGPNDNGAVSTIALLSQGTYTGTISVNNGTGVVSFSNAKPGGTHTITLRVTDNCGASTDASFSLEVTCPTIYLGPADLPSGTTTAAYSETLTANGGVGPYTFSTGRDPLPPGLSLSSSGLLSGTPSSAGVFNFVAVATDANGCVGNRAYTLLVNCVTFTPTSHDFDEVGGTGTINLSAPGGCTWTAVSNAAWITVTGGASGAGNGTVSYTVAANAGNAPRTGTITIGNNLFAVEQDAPGVELEEDLGNGLPPGWTVVDEGVGGGNAATWTTANPCSQSFPSLINGPFLSVDVSCSGPGSVQDEFLLLPLLNLSGAGRVVLQFSTQFKLDLGPTHTGDVDVSLNGGASWVNVLRLQTADATPVTKSVDLTSAIAASPANVLLRFHYYGQLPARPGAGKGGNRPTGGTDVIWPIDNVVLHSYAIDPASVNVAVAGGSGNINVQVASNTVWTAQSNVGWITALTTGGTGSGSAAYRVDANLTGAPRTGTMFIAENVFTVNQAACTALALTPTSLNNGALGTTFNQSLSASGGTAPYDYSILNGALPNGVSFTAGGVLSGTPTQTGAFNFTVKAQDAVGCTGTQAYTLTINCPALSVNPATLGAATAGAAFNQTFTQTGGTGAIAWSFTGTLPAGLTLNAATGELAGTPSVTGNFSFTITATDANNCTGSRALSLTVNCPTITLTPGNLTNGGVGLPYNQTISASPAGAYSYTVTAGNLPAGLTLNSSTGVLSGTPSTAGAANFTITATGFGACVGSQAYALTTNCPAITVNPATLGAGTAGTAFSQTFTQTGGSGTIIWSSTGALPAGLTLNAVTGELAGTPTVAGNFSFNIIATDANNCTGSRSLSLTINCPAITLTPATLSSGSEGAPYSQALTQTGATGTVTWSVSAGTLPNGLSLNAGSGLLSGSTLAAGTFNFTVRATGGNGCFGERAYALVVANCPALTLTPGSLPNVRLGNAYSQTLTASGGQTPYAFSVTTGILPTGVTLATNGLLAGTPTQSGTFAFTVTVRDANHCSGTLSYTLMVERGLVQADFDGDGRTDLSVWRPGNGAWYSLNSSNDAARVQSWGAGYAPYNDVIVPGDYDGDGKTDYAVWRGQTSVWYIRPSATPEAPILREFGAAYAPYFDVPVPGDYDGDGKTDIAVWRPTTGTWFVWKSSDGGYLITAWGTQGDIPVPGDYDGDGKTDIAQWRPSDGVWYIKNSSGGTQIIEWGAGVAPYFDVPVPADYDGDGKTDCAVWRKQSGTWYIRQSADAKPLVQAFGAPYAPYNDLAAPGDYDGDGKADIAVWRSSDGNWYVLRSSTGTALVKAFGQLGDMPVPASGAR; encoded by the coding sequence ATGCAAAATGCCCTCCCACGTGCGTTTTTGGTTACGCTGCTTTGCGCAGCGTTGATGCTGATGGTTTGGAGTCTTCAGCCCGTGCCTTGGCGTGTGGCCAAGTCCGCCGCCGCGTTCAACGTCATCACTGTCACGACCGCCAATGACGTTTACGGCGAAGATGGTCATTGCTCGTTGCGCGAAGCCATCGAAGCGGCCAATACCAATACGGTAGTTTGGGAATGCGCCGCCGGGGTCAGCGGCCTGGATACGATTCAATTCAATCTGGGCACGGGGACGCCGGTGATTAACGTGTCCATGTCCGCCTTACCGAACATCACCGAGCCGCTGTTGATTGATGGCGCGACGGGCGGCGCGACGCGGGTGGAGTTGAATGGTTTGGGCGCGGGGGCCGATGCCAGCGGATTGGTGGTTGACGGCGGCGGTACGACGATCAAAAGCCTGGTCATCAACCGCTTCACCGCTTTTGGGATTTACGTGCGCAGCAGCGGCAATGTGGTGCGGGACTGTTACATCGGCGTCAACGCGGCGGGCACAACGGCGCTGGGTAACATGTATGACGGCATCGTGCTCGAAGGCGCTGACGGCAACACCCTCGGTGGAACAGTTGCGGGACAAGGCAATATGATTGCCGGCAATGGCAACAACGGCGTGATTCTGACCGGCTCGTCGAACAATCTGATCCAGGGCAATTTCATCGGCACGAACGCGGCGGGGGCGGCGCTGGGCAACGGCCAGGACGGCGTTCATCTGGATAGCATTGACGCGCCTTCGACCGGCAATACGCTGGGCGGCACGGCAACCGGGGCGGGCAATACGATTACCTTTAACACCGGCAATGGGGTACTGCTCCAGGACAATGCGACGCTCAACAACCGCCTCGCGTCCAATCTGATTTTTTCCAATAGCCTGTTGGGGATTGACCTTAAATCCGACGCCAAGTTCAGCGGCCAGACAACCGCCAACGATGCAGGCGATCCCGACACGGGGCCGAACAATGTGCAAAACTTTCCGGTGCTGGCATCCGTGAGCGCCACAGGCACGATCAGCGGCACGCTTGACAGCACGGCGGGCAACAGCGCTTATCCGGTGCGGCTCGAATTTTTTGCGAACGCCGCATGCGCTGCCAGCGGCAACGGTGAGGGCGAAGTCTATTTGGGTTCAACGACGCTCGCCGCGCCGGGCAGTTTCACCTTCAACGCCACACTGGTCGCGGGCAAGAATTTCATCACGGCGACGGCCACCGACAACAACGGCAATACGTCTGAATTTTCGGCCTGCCGTATGGTGACGCTCAACAACGCGCCGACGATCACAGCCAGTTCGCCACTGGCGCGTCAGCAGGCCAGCCCCGGCTTCAATTCCCAAATTGCCACCGTCTCCGATGTTGAACAGGCCGCCGGTACGCTGACGGTGTTGGCCAACGACGAAACGCTTTTCACGCTCAATGGCGTGACCATTTCCAACCTCGCCGTCAATGCCAGCGGCCAGGTGACAGCGGACTTGGTCGCCTCGTGCACAGCCACCGACGCCACCTTTACGCTGAAGGTGATTGATAGCCTGGGTGCGTCGAATACGGCGGCGCTGACGATCAACGTCACGGACAATGGGTTGCCCGTGTTGAATTACGCCGCGCAAACGGTGGCGGCGGGCGCGGCGTTGACGGTGAGTCCCGCGGCGGGGCCGAACGATAACGGTGCGGTCAGCACGATTGCCTTGCTCAGTCAGGGCACGTATACGGGAACGATCAGCGTCAACAACGGCACGGGCGTTGTTTCGTTCAGCAATGCGAAGCCGGGCGGGACGCATACGATCACTCTGCGCGTAACCGACAATTGTGGTGCCTCCACCGATGCCTCCTTCTCGTTAGAAGTGACCTGCCCGACAATCTATCTAGGCCCGGCAGACTTGCCCAGCGGCACGACGACGGCGGCTTACAGCGAGACGCTCACGGCCAATGGCGGCGTGGGGCCATACACCTTCAGCACGGGCCGCGACCCGTTGCCGCCGGGATTGAGTTTGTCTTCGAGCGGCTTGCTGAGCGGTACGCCCAGCTCGGCGGGCGTCTTCAATTTTGTCGCCGTCGCGACGGACGCGAATGGTTGCGTGGGAAATCGCGCGTACACCCTGCTGGTCAATTGCGTTACGTTCACGCCAACCAGCCATGACTTCGATGAAGTCGGCGGCACGGGGACGATCAATCTCAGCGCGCCCGGCGGTTGCACCTGGACGGCGGTCAGCAATGCCGCCTGGATCACTGTCACCGGCGGCGCGAGCGGCGCGGGCAATGGCACGGTCAGCTATACGGTCGCGGCGAACGCGGGCAACGCACCGCGCACCGGCACGATCACCATCGGCAACAATCTTTTTGCCGTGGAGCAAGACGCGCCCGGCGTCGAACTGGAAGAGGATTTAGGCAACGGACTTCCGCCCGGTTGGACGGTGGTGGATGAAGGCGTGGGCGGCGGCAATGCGGCCACCTGGACGACGGCCAATCCTTGCAGCCAGTCGTTTCCGTCGTTGATCAATGGCCCGTTTTTGAGCGTGGATGTCTCGTGCTCCGGCCCGGGTTCCGTGCAGGATGAATTTTTGCTCCTGCCGCTGCTCAATCTCAGCGGCGCAGGGCGCGTGGTGCTGCAATTCAGCACGCAATTCAAATTGGATTTGGGGCCGACGCACACCGGCGATGTGGATGTCAGCCTGAATGGCGGCGCGAGTTGGGTCAATGTTCTGCGCTTGCAAACTGCCGATGCCACGCCTGTCACGAAAAGCGTTGACCTAACCAGCGCCATTGCCGCCAGCCCTGCCAACGTGCTGCTCCGGTTTCATTACTACGGGCAATTACCAGCCCGGCCCGGCGCGGGCAAAGGGGGGAATCGGCCCACCGGCGGCACCGATGTCATCTGGCCGATTGATAACGTGGTGCTGCACAGTTACGCCATTGACCCGGCCAGCGTGAACGTGGCCGTGGCGGGCGGCAGCGGTAACATCAATGTCCAAGTCGCCAGCAACACCGTTTGGACGGCGCAAAGCAACGTCGGTTGGATTACGGCGCTCACGACGGGCGGTACCGGCAGCGGCTCGGCGGCCTATCGCGTGGACGCCAATCTGACCGGCGCGCCGCGCACGGGCACCATGTTTATCGCGGAAAACGTCTTCACGGTGAATCAAGCGGCTTGCACGGCGCTGGCGTTGACGCCCACCAGCCTGAACAACGGCGCGCTGGGCACGACATTCAACCAGTCGCTGAGTGCCAGCGGCGGCACGGCTCCTTACGACTACTCCATTCTCAACGGCGCTTTGCCCAACGGCGTCAGCTTTACGGCGGGCGGCGTGCTGTCAGGCACTCCCACGCAAACCGGCGCGTTCAATTTCACCGTCAAGGCGCAAGACGCGGTCGGTTGCACGGGCACGCAGGCCTATACGTTGACGATCAATTGCCCGGCCCTCAGCGTGAATCCCGCGACACTTGGAGCCGCCACAGCAGGCGCTGCCTTCAATCAAACGTTCACGCAAACCGGCGGCACGGGGGCAATTGCCTGGAGCTTCACGGGCACGCTGCCTGCGGGGTTGACGCTGAATGCCGCGACCGGTGAATTGGCTGGGACGCCCAGCGTGACAGGCAATTTCAGTTTCACCATCACTGCCACCGATGCCAACAACTGCACGGGCAGCCGCGCCCTTTCGCTGACGGTCAACTGTCCGACCATCACGCTGACGCCCGGCAATCTAACCAACGGCGGTGTCGGCCTGCCCTATAACCAAACGATTTCAGCCAGTCCGGCGGGCGCGTATAGCTACACTGTGACGGCGGGGAACTTGCCTGCGGGGCTGACGCTCAACAGTTCGACAGGCGTGCTCAGCGGTACGCCCAGCACGGCGGGCGCGGCGAATTTCACGATCACGGCCACCGGCTTTGGCGCCTGTGTGGGAAGTCAGGCGTATGCACTGACCACCAATTGCCCGGCCATCACCGTGAATCCGGCGACGCTGGGAGCGGGCACGGCGGGTACCGCATTCAGCCAGACGTTTACGCAAACCGGCGGCAGCGGCACGATTATTTGGAGTTCCACCGGCGCGCTGCCTGCGGGCCTGACGCTGAACGCCGTGACCGGTGAACTGGCCGGAACGCCCACCGTGGCGGGCAATTTCAGTTTCAACATCATCGCCACGGACGCCAACAACTGCACGGGCAGCCGTTCACTTTCACTGACGATCAACTGTCCGGCCATCACGCTGACGCCCGCCACGCTGTCCTCCGGCTCCGAAGGCGCGCCTTACAGCCAGGCCCTGACGCAAACCGGAGCGACGGGCACGGTGACGTGGAGCGTCAGCGCGGGCACGTTGCCCAACGGGCTTTCGCTCAACGCGGGGAGCGGGTTGCTCTCCGGTTCAACTTTGGCGGCGGGCACGTTTAACTTCACGGTGCGCGCCACAGGCGGCAATGGTTGTTTCGGCGAGCGGGCCTATGCGTTGGTGGTGGCGAATTGTCCGGCGCTCACACTCACGCCCGGTTCGTTGCCGAATGTTCGTTTGGGCAATGCCTACAGCCAGACGCTGACGGCCAGCGGCGGTCAAACGCCCTATGCCTTCAGCGTGACGACAGGCATCTTGCCGACGGGCGTCACACTTGCCACAAATGGATTGCTGGCCGGGACGCCCACGCAAAGCGGGACATTCGCATTTACGGTGACGGTGCGCGATGCCAATCATTGCAGCGGCACGCTGAGCTACACGCTGATGGTCGAACGTGGGTTGGTACAAGCCGATTTCGATGGAGATGGGCGCACCGATCTGAGTGTTTGGCGGCCTGGCAACGGGGCCTGGTATTCCCTCAACAGTTCCAATGACGCCGCGCGGGTACAGAGTTGGGGCGCGGGCTATGCGCCGTACAACGACGTCATCGTGCCGGGCGATTACGATGGCGACGGCAAAACCGATTACGCCGTTTGGCGCGGGCAGACTTCGGTTTGGTACATACGGCCCAGCGCCACGCCGGAGGCGCCTATCCTACGCGAATTCGGGGCGGCTTATGCGCCCTACTTCGATGTGCCGGTGCCGGGCGATTATGATGGCGATGGCAAGACCGACATCGCGGTTTGGCGGCCCACCACGGGGACTTGGTTTGTGTGGAAGAGTTCCGATGGCGGCTATCTGATCACGGCTTGGGGCACACAGGGCGACATCCCGGTGCCCGGCGATTACGATGGCGATGGCAAGACCGACATCGCGCAGTGGCGGCCCAGCGACGGCGTCTGGTACATCAAAAACAGCAGCGGCGGAACGCAAATCATTGAATGGGGCGCGGGGGTTGCGCCGTACTTTGATGTGCCCGTGCCCGCCGATTATGACGGCGACGGCAAGACCGATTGCGCCGTTTGGCGGAAACAGAGCGGCACCTGGTATATCCGCCAGAGCGCGGATGCGAAACCCCTGGTGCAAGCCTTTGGCGCACCCTACGCGCCATATAACGACCTCGCCGCGCCGGGCGATTACGACGGTGACGGGAAAGCCGATATTGCCGTGTGGCGGTCATCCGACGGCAATTGGTATGTGCTGCGCAGCTCGACCGGCACGGCTTTGGTGAAAGCCTTTGGCCAACTGGGCGACATGCCGGTGCCAGCCAGCGGGGCGCGCTAA
- a CDS encoding carboxylate-amine ligase has translation MPFDNAFTLGIEEEFQIIDPNTRELRSRVNEMLEEGQMILGEQVKPEMHQSMIEVGTGICANIKEARADVTRLRRTIGELAQRQGLAFAAASTHPISHWQDQEITEHERYSQMIEELQQSARALLIFGMHVHVGMQDREAAIAVMNAARYMLPHVYALSTSSPFWIKRNTGMKSYRYEVFKQFPRTGIPEYFSSVGEFDNFVNLLIKTGCIDNGKKIWWDVRPHPFFPTLEFRICDIPTKVDETIAIAALIQAIVAKLYKLHRQNLSFRLYRRALIEENKWRAARYGLDGKMIDFGKRAEVPTRALIKELLEFVDDVVDDLGSRDEINYIYTILDNGTSADRQLRVYRESGGDLQAVVDLLKKETLEGVM, from the coding sequence ATGCCGTTCGACAACGCCTTCACACTCGGAATTGAAGAGGAATTTCAGATCATTGACCCCAACACGCGCGAGTTGCGTTCGCGCGTCAACGAGATGCTCGAAGAGGGTCAGATGATCCTGGGCGAACAGGTCAAACCTGAAATGCACCAGTCCATGATCGAAGTCGGCACCGGCATCTGCGCCAACATCAAAGAAGCGCGTGCCGATGTGACTCGCTTGCGCCGCACCATCGGCGAACTCGCGCAACGCCAGGGTCTGGCGTTTGCCGCCGCCTCGACCCATCCGATTTCGCACTGGCAAGACCAGGAGATCACCGAACACGAACGCTATTCGCAAATGATCGAAGAGTTGCAGCAATCGGCGCGCGCGCTGCTCATCTTCGGTATGCACGTCCACGTCGGCATGCAGGATCGCGAAGCCGCTATCGCCGTGATGAACGCCGCGCGCTATATGCTGCCACACGTTTACGCGCTCTCGACCAGTTCGCCGTTCTGGATCAAGCGCAACACGGGGATGAAAAGTTACCGTTACGAAGTTTTCAAACAATTCCCACGCACGGGCATTCCCGAATACTTCAGTTCGGTGGGCGAATTCGACAACTTCGTCAACCTGCTGATCAAGACGGGCTGCATTGATAACGGCAAAAAGATTTGGTGGGACGTGCGCCCGCATCCGTTTTTCCCGACGCTTGAGTTCCGCATCTGCGACATCCCGACCAAGGTGGACGAAACCATCGCCATCGCCGCGCTCATTCAGGCCATCGTCGCCAAGCTTTACAAACTCCATCGGCAAAATTTGAGCTTCCGGCTCTATCGCCGCGCTTTGATCGAAGAGAACAAATGGCGCGCGGCCCGTTACGGCCTGGACGGCAAGATGATTGATTTCGGTAAGCGTGCAGAAGTGCCCACGCGCGCGTTGATTAAAGAGTTGCTCGAATTTGTAGATGACGTGGTGGATGACCTGGGCAGCCGCGACGAGATCAATTACATCTACACGATTCTCGACAACGGCACGAGCGCCGACCGCCAGTTGCGCGTGTACCGCGAATCGGGCGGCGACCTGCAAGCCGTGGTGGATTTGCTGAAGAAAGAAACGCTGGAAGGCGTGATGTAA